A genome region from Drosophila simulans strain w501 chromosome 2R, Prin_Dsim_3.1, whole genome shotgun sequence includes the following:
- the LOC6733894 gene encoding early nodulin-75, whose amino-acid sequence MKAAIVLALIGTVLTAPPVRVMPKPGSELDQYAHIFAKVRPPGQKHQNMEIESQPQHHNYLSSNHVNAEINHVEPKQPQFMEHGSSQVESRPPHTVDIEIKPVEQKPPQRLEFEVKPQHEQNSPQGHLVSLGVKPVEQKPPQHLEVEIKQQQPHSSPNHQVELEIKQVEQKPPQHLEIEIKPVDQKPPHRVELEIQQQHHQSSAQGHLVSLGAVEQKPQHIDHELNNSQKIELEFV is encoded by the coding sequence ATGAAGGCAGCAATAGTTTTGGCACTAATCGGTACAGTTTTGACGGCTCCGCCAGTCAGGGTGATGCCGAAACCAGGCAGTGAGCTTGATCAGTACGCTCACATATTTGCAAAGGTACGACCACCGGGCCAGAAGCACCAGAACATGGAGATTGAATCCCAGCCACAGCACCACAACTATCTGTCGAGCAACCATGTCAATGCGGAAATCAATCATGTGGAGCCCAAGCAGCCTCAGTTCATGGAACATGGTTCTTCTCAGGTGGAGTCGAGACCTCCTCACACCGTGGACATTGAGATCAAGCCGGTGGAGCAGAAGCCACCCCAGCGATTGGAGTTTGAGGTGAAGCCGCAGCACGAGCAAAACTCTCCCCAGGGGCATTTGGTTTCTCTGGGCGTCAAGCCGGTGGAGCAGAAGCCACCTCAGCACTTGGAGGTGGAGattaagcagcagcagccacattcATCGCCAAATCATCAGGTGGAACTGGAAATCAAGCAGGTGGAACAGAAGCCGCCTCAGCACTTGGAGATTGAGATCAAGCCCGTTGACCAGAAGCCACCTCACCGTGTGGAGCTTGaaatccagcagcagcaccaccaaagCTCTGCCCAGGGACACTTGGTTTCTTTGGGTGCAGTGGAGCAGAAGCCCCAACACATCGATCATGAGCTGA
- the LOC6733891 gene encoding mannosylglucosyl-3-phosphoglycerate phosphatase isoform X2 yields the protein MLQSSNPNFRSLDLSLGTPTPTTPTSSEIPAAPASATASLSGSTLQFGPEEPEEGSAAGGSQSLTPLDARELLTRPTRAYASVSQPQSPRHRGSGCGSVSGSRIITHGLTGRSTSISSQLEKTKKLLKMTEGEDKPLTILHYNDVYNIESMAETEPVGGAARFATAIKSFAHLNPLVLFSGDAFSPSMLSTFTQGEQMIPVLNTVGTHCAVFGNHDFDHGLDVLVKLIKQTEFPWLMSNVVDNETGRPLGGGKISHFILHNQISIGLIGLVEREWLETLPTIDPNEVTYIDYVEAGNKLARELRNEGCDLIIALTHMRTPNDINLAEKCNGIDIILGGHDHVREVTEINGKMIVKSGTDFQQFSVITIERDAANREHFTTDVKCFDVTAKIPEDPELKQELSKYAKFIESKLSDVMGVFSVELDGRFSRVRTQETNLGNWVCDVVLAAVGADVVILNGGTFRSDRVHPVGAFTMGDLVNVIPMRDPLILLEVKGKILWQALENGVSAYPKLEGRFPQVSGISFAFDPQAEPGKRIDPQLIQVGDEYLNLEQSYKLCVKSYIFMGCDGYTMFKDATVLMDDDACPELGITLQNHFKAINSRKCGQNTKHRQSLVTLSRRHSLVQCLDSMDLDGPSPIRKLSVGHHNKSMDLTHGNSQKMLRRASLDDLEQSTCDLAPQLEHRIVMIQNEEHHRQLLFKKETHIMNSTITEAEDDYKKIRQLDLGAGSDVERNI from the exons ATGCTGCAGAGCAGCAATCCCAACTTTCGATCCTTGGACCTATCTCTGGGCACGCCCACACCTACCACACCCACCTCCAGCGAAATTCCAGCTGCTCCAGCCAGTGCCACCGCCTCGTTAAGTGGCTCCACGCTGCAATTTGGACCGGAGGAACCAGAAGAAGGATCAGCTGCCGGAGGAAGCCAATCGCTGACGCCACTTGATGCCAGGGAGCTCCTGACGAGACCCACACGCGCCTACGCCTCCGTCAGCCAGCCACAAAGTCCAAGACATCGAGGTTCGGGGTGCGGGTCTGTTTCCGGATCACGAATTATCACACACGGCCTGACCGGACGCTCCACATCGATATCCTCGCAGCTGGAGAAGACCAAGAAGCTACTGAAAATGACCGAGGGCGAGGACAAGCCACTGACCATTCTGCACTACAACGATGTCTACAATATTGAGTCCATGGCGGAAACGGAACCCGTTGGAGGGGCAGCCAGATTTGCCACGGCCATCAAGAGTTTCGCGCATCTTAATCCGCTCGTGCTCTTCAGCGGTGATGCCTTCTCGCCGAGCATGT TGAGCACCTTTACCCAGGGTGAACAGATGATTCCCGTGCTCAATACGGTGGGAACTCACTGTGCCGTCTTTGGCAATCACGATTTTG ATCACGGCTTGGATGTGCTGGTAAAACTGATCAAACAAACGGAATTCCCCTGGCTCATGTCCAATGTGGTGGACAACGAAACCGGTCGTCCATTGGGCGGTGGCAAGATCTCGCACTTCATACTACACAATCAGATATCCATTGGATTGATTGGACTGGTGGAGCGAGAGTGGTTGGAGACCCTGCCCACCATTGATCCCAATGAGGTGACCTACATCGATTACGTGGAGGCGGGTAATAAGCTGGCCCGCGAGCTGAGAAACGAGGGATGTGATCTCATCATTGCCCTTACCCACATGCGTACTCCCAACGATATTAATCTGGCCGAGAAATGCAACGGCATCGATATCATTCTTGGTGGTCACGATCACGTCCGCGAGGTCACCGAAATCAATGGCAAAATGATCGTCAAATCAGGCACGGACTTCCAGCAGTTCTCCGTCATCACCATCGAGCGGGATGCCGCCAATCGTGAACACTTCACAACGGACGTCAAATGCTTCGACGTGACGGCCAAAATTCCGGAGGATCCGGAACTAAAACAGGAGCTCTCCAAATATGCCA AGTTCATCGAGAGCAAGCTTTCGGATGTCATGGGTGTCTTCAGCGTGGAATTGGATGGCCGTTTCTCCCGCGTGCGAACCCAGGAAACAAATCTGGGCAACTGGGTGTGCGACGTAGTGCTTGCCGCCGTTGGCGCCGATGTGGTCATCCTGAATGGCGGCACCTTCCGTTCGGATCGAGTGCATCCGGTGGGTGCCTTTACCATGGGCGATCTGGTGAACGTTATACCCATGCGGGACCCACTAATCCTGCTCGAAGTGAAGGGTAAAATACTCTGGCAGGCACTGGAGAATGGAGTGTCTGCCTATCCCAAGCTGGAGGGCAGGTTCCCTCAGGTGTCGGGCATCAGTTTCGCCTTCGATCCGCAGGCGGAGCCCGGCAAACGTATTGATCCACAACTTATCCAGGTGGGCGACGAGTACCTCAATCTGGAGCAGTCCTACAAGTTGTGCGTCAAGAGCTACATCTTCATGGGCTGTGATGGCTACACCATGTTCAAGGATGCAACTGTGCTG ATGGATGATGATGCTTGTCCGGAGTTGGGAATCACTCTGCAGAACCATTTCAAGGCCATCAATTCCAGGAAGTGTGGACAAAACACTAAGCACCGCCAGTCGCTGGTGACACTTTCCCGGAGGCATAGTCTGGTGCAGTGCCTGGATAGTATGGATCTGGATGGACCATCGCCCATCCGCAAATTGTCCGTGGGTCATCACAACAAATCCATGGATTTGACACATGGAAATTCTCAAAAG ATGTTACGACGTGCCTCCTTGGATGACCTGGAGCAGTCCACCTGCGATTTGGCGCCCCAATTGGAGCACCGTATCGTTATGATACAAAACGAAGAG CATCATCGACAGTTACTGTTCAAAAAGGAGACGCACATAATGAATTCCACAATCACCGAAGCTGAGGACGA ttacaaaaaaataagacaACTTGATTTAGGGGCAGGTTCCGATGTGGAGAGAAACATTTGA
- the LOC6733891 gene encoding mannosylglucosyl-3-phosphoglycerate phosphatase isoform X1, with product MSNAGMDGGGGGGGVGGSGSTTVPPTTPPPTGHGSTRRLSHLTGSGRSGGAAAMGNVVGWLKQASIEVRDAGTRTLSMLQSSNPNFRSLDLSLGTPTPTTPTSSEIPAAPASATASLSGSTLQFGPEEPEEGSAAGGSQSLTPLDARELLTRPTRAYASVSQPQSPRHRGSGCGSVSGSRIITHGLTGRSTSISSQLEKTKKLLKMTEGEDKPLTILHYNDVYNIESMAETEPVGGAARFATAIKSFAHLNPLVLFSGDAFSPSMLSTFTQGEQMIPVLNTVGTHCAVFGNHDFDHGLDVLVKLIKQTEFPWLMSNVVDNETGRPLGGGKISHFILHNQISIGLIGLVEREWLETLPTIDPNEVTYIDYVEAGNKLARELRNEGCDLIIALTHMRTPNDINLAEKCNGIDIILGGHDHVREVTEINGKMIVKSGTDFQQFSVITIERDAANREHFTTDVKCFDVTAKIPEDPELKQELSKYAKFIESKLSDVMGVFSVELDGRFSRVRTQETNLGNWVCDVVLAAVGADVVILNGGTFRSDRVHPVGAFTMGDLVNVIPMRDPLILLEVKGKILWQALENGVSAYPKLEGRFPQVSGISFAFDPQAEPGKRIDPQLIQVGDEYLNLEQSYKLCVKSYIFMGCDGYTMFKDATVLMDDDACPELGITLQNHFKAINSRKCGQNTKHRQSLVTLSRRHSLVQCLDSMDLDGPSPIRKLSVGHHNKSMDLTHGNSQKMLRRASLDDLEQSTCDLAPQLEHRIVMIQNEEHHRQLLFKKETHIMNSTITEAEDDYKKIRQLDLGAGSDVERNI from the exons ATGAGCAATGCGGGAATGgacggaggaggaggaggaggcggcgtCGGAGGATCGGGATCAACAACAGTGCCGCCCACAacgccaccacccactggccATGGATCCACTCGCCGCCTGAGCCACCTGACGGGCAGTGGCCGTTCGGGAGGAGCCGCCGCCATGGGCAATGTGGTGGGCTGGCTGAAGCAG GCTTCCATTGAAGTGCGAGACGCCGGCACACGAACTTTGTCGATGCTGCAGAGCAGCAATCCCAACTTTCGATCCTTGGACCTATCTCTGGGCACGCCCACACCTACCACACCCACCTCCAGCGAAATTCCAGCTGCTCCAGCCAGTGCCACCGCCTCGTTAAGTGGCTCCACGCTGCAATTTGGACCGGAGGAACCAGAAGAAGGATCAGCTGCCGGAGGAAGCCAATCGCTGACGCCACTTGATGCCAGGGAGCTCCTGACGAGACCCACACGCGCCTACGCCTCCGTCAGCCAGCCACAAAGTCCAAGACATCGAGGTTCGGGGTGCGGGTCTGTTTCCGGATCACGAATTATCACACACGGCCTGACCGGACGCTCCACATCGATATCCTCGCAGCTGGAGAAGACCAAGAAGCTACTGAAAATGACCGAGGGCGAGGACAAGCCACTGACCATTCTGCACTACAACGATGTCTACAATATTGAGTCCATGGCGGAAACGGAACCCGTTGGAGGGGCAGCCAGATTTGCCACGGCCATCAAGAGTTTCGCGCATCTTAATCCGCTCGTGCTCTTCAGCGGTGATGCCTTCTCGCCGAGCATGT TGAGCACCTTTACCCAGGGTGAACAGATGATTCCCGTGCTCAATACGGTGGGAACTCACTGTGCCGTCTTTGGCAATCACGATTTTG ATCACGGCTTGGATGTGCTGGTAAAACTGATCAAACAAACGGAATTCCCCTGGCTCATGTCCAATGTGGTGGACAACGAAACCGGTCGTCCATTGGGCGGTGGCAAGATCTCGCACTTCATACTACACAATCAGATATCCATTGGATTGATTGGACTGGTGGAGCGAGAGTGGTTGGAGACCCTGCCCACCATTGATCCCAATGAGGTGACCTACATCGATTACGTGGAGGCGGGTAATAAGCTGGCCCGCGAGCTGAGAAACGAGGGATGTGATCTCATCATTGCCCTTACCCACATGCGTACTCCCAACGATATTAATCTGGCCGAGAAATGCAACGGCATCGATATCATTCTTGGTGGTCACGATCACGTCCGCGAGGTCACCGAAATCAATGGCAAAATGATCGTCAAATCAGGCACGGACTTCCAGCAGTTCTCCGTCATCACCATCGAGCGGGATGCCGCCAATCGTGAACACTTCACAACGGACGTCAAATGCTTCGACGTGACGGCCAAAATTCCGGAGGATCCGGAACTAAAACAGGAGCTCTCCAAATATGCCA AGTTCATCGAGAGCAAGCTTTCGGATGTCATGGGTGTCTTCAGCGTGGAATTGGATGGCCGTTTCTCCCGCGTGCGAACCCAGGAAACAAATCTGGGCAACTGGGTGTGCGACGTAGTGCTTGCCGCCGTTGGCGCCGATGTGGTCATCCTGAATGGCGGCACCTTCCGTTCGGATCGAGTGCATCCGGTGGGTGCCTTTACCATGGGCGATCTGGTGAACGTTATACCCATGCGGGACCCACTAATCCTGCTCGAAGTGAAGGGTAAAATACTCTGGCAGGCACTGGAGAATGGAGTGTCTGCCTATCCCAAGCTGGAGGGCAGGTTCCCTCAGGTGTCGGGCATCAGTTTCGCCTTCGATCCGCAGGCGGAGCCCGGCAAACGTATTGATCCACAACTTATCCAGGTGGGCGACGAGTACCTCAATCTGGAGCAGTCCTACAAGTTGTGCGTCAAGAGCTACATCTTCATGGGCTGTGATGGCTACACCATGTTCAAGGATGCAACTGTGCTG ATGGATGATGATGCTTGTCCGGAGTTGGGAATCACTCTGCAGAACCATTTCAAGGCCATCAATTCCAGGAAGTGTGGACAAAACACTAAGCACCGCCAGTCGCTGGTGACACTTTCCCGGAGGCATAGTCTGGTGCAGTGCCTGGATAGTATGGATCTGGATGGACCATCGCCCATCCGCAAATTGTCCGTGGGTCATCACAACAAATCCATGGATTTGACACATGGAAATTCTCAAAAG ATGTTACGACGTGCCTCCTTGGATGACCTGGAGCAGTCCACCTGCGATTTGGCGCCCCAATTGGAGCACCGTATCGTTATGATACAAAACGAAGAG CATCATCGACAGTTACTGTTCAAAAAGGAGACGCACATAATGAATTCCACAATCACCGAAGCTGAGGACGA ttacaaaaaaataagacaACTTGATTTAGGGGCAGGTTCCGATGTGGAGAGAAACATTTGA
- the LOC6733892 gene encoding ARF GTPase-activating protein Git, whose translation MCFASSIIEAHRKLFIAPPDLDHSDPATPTISTRSKMPRGKSRLQTEVCGDCGAGDPSWASINRGILLCADCCSVHRSLGRHISIVKSLRQGNWEPSVLNFVNSLNAHGANSVWEHHLLDGSTNSTGGKHVPRWRKPTPKDALHPTKSDFIKAKHVNLTFVLKPSLQDDDDGNGSAGSLEQELSRQLHASVRTSNLETSLRFLVQGADPNYYHEDKLSTPLHMAAKFGQASQIEMLLIYGADVNALDGNGMTPLELARANNHNTIAERLLDAMYDVTDRIITFLGGKKPDHASGRHMIIPDANGADISEQLKIARGKLQLVPNKMFEELVMDLYDEVDRRECEAIWSTSTLNADHATVPFLPANPFLSATRNQGRQKLARFNRAEFTGLLTDVLVDAMRRQNMANLRPMDAPVPGHQSLQSLPYANNSMLLGSFEQGGHDPNLSDDEPIYDPVASDDDYAPVPPMAQQAIVHTPPRSANSNNEMETLRKQLNDYKSEINQLKNVVQMLSSENTQLKSKFSSASNNSVYDEPLRIDLSLSSPDTEHEPLSLPEGGTANGESGSSNDSSNQSTIKRPASMYERRLVPNVAKGQTDIRNTTSMYQMAGECKPFGEEVKVRSDLVTRRLKELIRAMQPVPEDQKQSIAPHGELIRSAVTDLIALYANLPPNPNDPSRETLKLLTRQNILIQHECENLQKAIEADDKQAIQKNTLEVRDCAFHIASAIKTLVLQFY comes from the exons ATGTGTTTCGCCAGCAGTATAATCGAAGCGCACAGGAAGTTATTTATAGCGCCGCCGGATTTGGATCATTCCGATCCAGCCACACCCACGATTTCGACCAGATCCAAGATGCCGAGGGGGAAATCCCGCCTGCAAACCGAAGTTTGTGGCGATTGCGGAGCTGGTGATCCATCATGGGCGAGCATCAACCGGGGCATCCTTCTCTGCGCCGACTGCTGTTCGGTGCACCGCAGTCTGGGCAGGCACATCTCCATTGTGAAGTCTCTACGCCAGGGTAACTGGGAGCCCTCGGTACTGAACTTTGTGAACTCACTGAACGCTCATGGAGCCAATAGTGTTTGGGAGCACCATCTGCTGGATGGTAGCACCAACTCCACCGGAGGAAAGCACGTGCCACGCTGGCGGAAACCCACGCCCAAGGATGCACTCCATCCCACCAAATCTGATTTCATTAAGGCAAAGCATGTGAATCTAACGTTCGTGCTAAAACCCAGTCTccaggatgatgatgatggcaacGGCTCTGCGGGCAGTCTGGAACAGGAGCTGAGTAGACAACTCCATGCCAGCGTGAGGACCAGCAATCTAGAGACCTCACTGCGCTTCTTGGTCCAGGGTGCAGACCCAAATTACTACCACGAGGACAAGCTATCAACGCCACTTCACATGGCCGCCAAGTTTGGCCAAGCATCGCAAATCGAGATGCTGCTCATCTATGGAGCCGATGTGAATGCCTTGGATGGTAATGGAATGACTCCCTTGGAACTGGCCAGGGCCAACAATCATAATACCATCGCCGAAAGACTGCTTGATGCCATGTACGATGTCACCGACAGGATCATAACCTTCCTAGGTGGCAAGAAGCCAGATCATGCG AGTGGCCGGCACATGATTATTCCGGATGCCAATGGCGCGGACATAAGCGAGCAGCTGAAGATTGCCCGTGGAAAGTTGCAACTCGTGCCAAATAAGATGTTTGAGGAGCTGGTGATGGACCTGTACGATGAGGTGGACAGACGCGAGTGCGAAGCCA TCTGGTCGACAAGCACCCTGAATGCTGATCATGCAACTGTGCCATTTTTGCCGGCTAATCCATTTTTGAGCGCCACGCGCAATCAG GGTCGTCAGAAATTGGCACGCTTCAATCGCGCCGAGTTCACTGGGCTCTTGACCGACGTGCTCGTGGATGCTATGCGACGGCAGAATATGGCCAACCTGCGTCCAATGGATGCCCCAGTGCCCGGGCACCAGTCGCTGCAATCGCTGCCGTATGCCAACAACTCAATGCTGCTCGGCTCGTTCGAGCAGGGCGGTCATGATCCGAATCTGTCGGACGACGAGCCCATATATGATCCGGTGGCCAGTGATGACGACTATGCCCCAGTGCCACCAATGGCCCAGCAG GCCATTGTGCATACACCACCTCGCAGCGCAAATTCGAACAACGAAATGGAAACGTTGCGCAAACAGCTGAACGATTACAAATCGGAGATCAATCAGCTAAAGAACGTGGTGCAGATGTTGTCCAGCGAGAACACGCAGCTCAAGTCCAAGTTCTCGAGCGCATCGAACAACAGCGTGTACGATGAGCCACT TCGCATTGATCTGAGCTTGAGCAGTCCGGATACAGAGCACGAGCCTCTGTCGCTACCTGAAGGTGGGACTGCCAATGGGGAAAGCGGCTCCTCCAATGATTCGTCAAATCAGTCGACCATCAAGCGTCCAGCCAGCATGTACGAGCGTCGTTTGGTTCCCAATGTGGCCAAGGGCCAAACGGACATACGAAATACGACTAGCATGTACCAAATGGCTGGGGAATGCAAACCTTTCGGTGAGGAGGTCAAAGTGCGCTCTGACTTGGTCACACGCCGTCTTAAGGAGCTCATAAGAGCTATGCAGCCAGTGCCAGAGGATCAAAAGCAGTCGATTGCTCCACATGGAGAGCTTATACGCAGTGCCGTGACTGATTTAATTGCCCTTTATGCCAATTTG cCACCGAATCCCAATGACCCGTCTCGCGAGACCCTTAAGCTGCTTACCCGCCAGAACATTCTCATCCAGCACGAGTGCGAGAATCTGCAGAAAGCCATCGAGGCGGATGACAAGCAGGCCATACAGAAGAACACCTTGGAGGTTCGCGACTGCGCCTTCCACATTGCCAGTGCCATAAAGACTTTGGTGTTGCAGTTCTATTAA
- the LOC6733893 gene encoding probable elongator complex protein 2, which produces MQVENLHTSVACNRCTECADWGPNGWIAYGACNAIAIMDPKFQGNSAKVLFTLVEHTKRVNTVRWLDGDKLLSGGDDGNAVLWELDDKGTTKSFTLKGHTSGVNAVDGVRQQDGSWLLATAAADSTIKLWTFQENNYVCFQTISLSDGFCFCLRLKLLPKSNQVLLAFSGDDETVSLWTEQEEAAGGGDSLGRQFERKHKLTGHEDWVRGLDFVVDGEDLLLASGSQDNFIRLWRIAPRSKEQMQENRVDLHQLSQNDDEIKVEEKILQLGKEAWYAVSLESVLYGHEGWIYGVHWHKTPDQELRLLSASIDKTVIIWAPTEEGIWLEEVRVGEVGGNSVGFYGGKFSGDGQSIMAHSYQGGFHIWSQDPDRPQLWTPSVIVGGHYGEVRDLAWEHSGAYLMTASADQTTRLHAPWLQDGANPTWHELARPQIHGYDMQALALLSRYKFASGAEEKIVRTFQAPANFIENFRHISRIENDDAGDVLLDSLPKGALVPSLGLSNKAVYKVESEVESTSKGKDEYPDNYFVPIALETPPQEETLMQNTLWPELQKLYGHGYEIFALAATADGSLLASTCKASNAEHAQIILWNPSNWKQIQKLSGHQLTVTQLSFSPDSRYLLSVSRDRRWCLYERQDSSVSYQLVASTDKSNGVHTRIIWSCDWSHDGQFFVTSSRDGKVVVWKKEEDCKESSLNGWQANGVLELKNESITAVAFSNAYLSGTDDTYILALGTETGLIKIYQFVRGQWKLLSDLNKSQAHHLTVRRLQFRPGKQLQLASCGEDHLVRIYDLKLT; this is translated from the exons ATGCAAGTTGAGAATCTGCACACTTCAGTGGCCTGCAACCGCTGCACGGAATGCGCGGATTGGGGTCCAAATGGTTGGATAGCCTATGGAGCCTGTAACGCCATAGCCATCATGGATCCAAAG TTTCAAGGCAACTCAGCCAAGGTCCTGTTCACTCTGGTGGAGCACACAAAGCGAGTAAACACTGTGAGGTGGTTGGACGGCGACAAACTTCTTTCCGGCGGCGATGATGGAAATGCTGTTCTCTGGGAACTGGATGACAAGGGAACGACTAAGAGCTTCACTCTCAAAGGACACACAAGTGGCGTAAATGCTGTGGATGGAGTTCGCCAACAGGATGGCTCCTGGCTTTTGGCGACCGCAGCAGCAGATAGCACAATCAAATTGTGGACTTTCCAAGAGAATAATTATGTGTGCTTTCAAACCATATCTTTATCCGACGGATTCTGCTTCTGCCTTCGTCTGAAGCTGCTGCCCAAGAGCAACCAGGTTTTGCTGGCCTTCAGTGGCGATGACGAGACTGTTTCCCTGTGGACAGAACAGGAAGAAGCCGCTGGTGGCGGAGATTCACTGGGTCGGCAGTTCGAACGCAAGCACAAGCTCACTGGACATGAAGATTGGGTTCGAGGTCTGGATTTCGTTGTTGATGGCGAGGATTTGCTGCTGGCCAGTGGCTCTCAGGATAACTTTATTCGTCTCTGGAGGATTGCGCCGCGCAGCAAGGAACAAATGCAAGAGAATCGGGTTGATTTGCATCAACTGAGCCAGAACGACGATGAGATAAAGGTGGAGGAGAAGATACTGCAACTGGGGAAAGAAGCCTGGTATGCAGTGAGCTTGGAATCGGTTCTATATGGACATGAGGGATGGATTTATGGTGTCCACTGGCACAAGACACCCGACCAAG AGCTCCGCCTTCTATCCGCTTCTATTGACAAGACCGTCATAATTTGGGCACCGACGGAAGAAGGCATTTGGTTAGAAGAAGTTCGTGTGGGCGAAGTGGGTGGAAACTCCGTGGGCTTCTATGGTGGAAAATTCTCCGGCGATGGACAGTCGATCATGGCCCACAGCTACCAAGGTGGCTTTCATATTTGGAGCCAGGATCCAGATCGCCCGCAGCTCTGGACCCCAAGTGTCATCGTTGGTGGTCACTATGGCGAAGTCAGGGATCTAGCTTGGGAACATAGCGGCGCCTATTTGATGACCGCGTCTGCAGACCAAACAACTCGACTACACGCTCCGTGGCTACAGGATGGAGCTAATCCCACGTGGCACGAGCTGGCTCGTCCACAAATTCATGGATATGATATGCAAGCGTTGGCTTTGCTTTCGCGCTATAAATTCGCCAGTGGAGCTGAGGAAAAGATTGTGCGCACTTTTCAAGCGCCAGCCAACTTCATTGAAAACTTTCGTCACATCAGTAGGATAGAAAATGACGATGCTGGAGACGTTCTGCTGGATT ctCTTCCAAAAGGAGCTCTCGTGCCTTCTTTGGGATTATCCAACAAGGCTGTCTACAAGGTAGAATCTGAAGTGGAGTCGACCAGCAAGGGTAAAGATGAATACCCTGACAATTACTTTGTGCCTATTGCTCTGGAAACACCACCGCAAGAAGAGACTTTAATGCAGAATACACTTTGGCCGGAGCTGCAGAAGCTTTATGGCCATGGCTACGAAATCTTTGCACTAGCTGCCACTGCAGATGGTTCCCTATTGGCTTCCACTTGCAAAGCCAGCAATGCCGAGCATGCTCAGATAATATTATG GAACCCTTCAAACTGGAAGCAAATACAGAAGCTGAGTGGACACCAGTTGACAGTGACCCAACTTAGTTTCTCCCCCGATTCGCGATATCTGCTATCAGTTTCCCGGGATCGTCGCTGGTGTCTCTACGAGAGACAGGATTCCTCGGTGAGCTATCAACTGGTGGCCAGCACTGACAAATCCAATGGAGTTCATACACGCATCATTTGGTCCTGTGATTGGTCGCATGATGGTCAGTTCTTTGTGACGAGCTCAAGGGATGGAAAAGTAGTGGTCTGGAAAAAGGAAGAAGACTGTAAGGAGTCTTCACTAAATGGCTGGCAGGCGAATGGAGTTTTAGAACTTAAAAATGAGTCAATCACAGCTGTGGCTTTTTCCAATGCTTATCTTAGTGGTACAGATGACACATACATTCTAGCTTTGGGCACGGAAACCGGactgataaaaatatatcagTTTGTTCGAGGGCAATGGAAGTTACTCAGCGATTTGAATAAGAG cCAAGCTCATCATCTCACCGTTCGACGTCTGCAGTTCCGCCCGGGAAAACAACTCCAGCTTGCGAGTTGTGGTGAGGATCATCTGGTACGCATCTACGACCTTAAGCTCACATGA